CGATCATAATAGAAGAAAAAAATGCCATCATTTTTGATATATTATTTGAGATAGTCAGCATCTTGTAAATCCTTTATCGTTTTCTTATGCCCTGGATTAATATAATTAATACATCTATCTGAACAATCCTGTGTTGATGGGCATGTCAACCCATGTTCATTTACAGCTAGGTCTTTTTTGTTATCTTCAATCATATCAGAGTGGGATAATTTTTCTCTTCTACCGTACATACCAAACAGATTTAATCCGTAATCTCTAATCTCTTTTTCATAACCCAGTTCTTTCGCTGCTCGACTAACACCAACATTATTTAACTTAGACACTCGACAAAATGCCATACAATGGAAAAATTGATCAGTATCGCCTAAATTTAATCTCTTAATATCATCATAAATATTAGATAATATATCCCATGCTTTTTGATGGTTTAGTTGTTCTTTTCTTCGTATTAACGCTACATCTGCGGGACTTAACCCAAATGGATCAATACCATGCACTGGGTTCAGCGGATACGCATAAAAATTCCATCCCCCCCTCAACCCAATCGGATCCTGAGTAATATACCGGCCTATCATCGGGTCGTAATAGCGATGGCGGTTGTAGTGCAGGCCGGATTCTTCATCGTATTGCTGACCTTGCATTCAGATTGGTTGGTGCCGATTTCCCCATTCATCAAACTCTGCATACCATGCTATTCCTCCGTCAACGTCGAGTTCTGGCAGTGACTGTTCCCGATAGCCGCAGTGGTACCGGTAGGTTTTCTCATTGTAACAAGCATCGGCTCACCATCCATTCCACTGTAAATAAGGATCTTGCTCATCATCAGTTGTTCATTATTAATCCTTTTGGGCTTCAGAAAGTTCGGGAACAGTTGAGAAAGTGATATTCTGCAATTTTAAATCCCCATTGTTTATAGATTGGAAATTAAAAATAATATTTTCATTCTTTTCTAAAGAAAATAAAATAATACAAAAAACATTACACTCTGTTGTCTTTGTTTGTATACCTTTTAGGATAAAACAGATTGTCTGAATTTCTAGTTTTTTTATCTCACCATAGTGAGATTTTATCTTTTTAATTTCCTCAGGAATATTACGTGCAATCTTATTGCTCATGCTATGCATGAAGCTCAGTTCATCAGTGGACTTTTCCTGATTGAATTCAAGTTCAAATTTATAAACTATTTTTTTTATTTTTATTTTCTCAGTGTAAATGGTTAAGATGCTCCATATGATGGAAAAAAAAGTACTTATTGAAGTTATTTTTACTAACCTTAAAACACCACTTTGATTGTAATACCATCCATTATCGTTGAAGTAATCAATCCCGATGAGCATTGCAAATATAGAAAAAAATATTGGTAATGAAAGCATTATAATATATGAGATCATCGATATTTCTTTATTGATCCCATTATTGTTTTTTAAAAATAATATTTTACTCATTATTATCATCCTTATTTATATATGTTCCTATGTTATCACTAACTCCTTCAGACGTTAATCCTGTAGCATAGTCACCTACAATATTAGAAAGCAAAGGTATTTTCCCTAAAATACCACTTACGATCGTTCCTACTCCAGCCCCTGCGGCCCCGCTATTACTACTACTATTCAGATAAGCAATCCCTGAAGCTATTAATGTATTAGCCATAAGTGAGCGTCCAGGGTATAAAACACCAGTTAACGCAGCTGCGGTAGCATCTGAAGTTTTTACTTCTCCGTGTTCAACCCATTGATATGTCATATTTGATGCACAAAAAATTGTGCCACTTTTTAAAACATTAGGAATAGAGGCTGCCGGCCCAAAGATTGCAGTAAGCACAATATTCGGAGTGTCGATTGCCCAAGATTTTGTATAGTCAGCCTCAGGATTCCAAGCTCCTTTAGTTGATGCCATATTATTTAATGCTGTAGTAGATTCACCAGATGGCAAAATGCTCCCAGCTGATTGGGCTGCTTCACCATAGTCAATTCCGCCTATTGTTCCCATCGAGGAAAGTGCATCCCAGTTATCACTTAGGCCTAATGGGTCGCTTTGCTGAATCGGATCGGATGTATAATCATAAAAATTCCATCCACCCCTCAACCCAATCGGATCCTGAGTAATATACCGCCCTATCGTCGGATCGTAATAGCGATGGCGGTTGTAGTGCAGGCCGGATTCTTCATCGTATTGCTGCCCCTGCATTCTGATTGGTTGGTGCAGCTGATGCGGGTTTTCTTCGCTTAGCGCATTGCCCCAGGCGTCCAGCGTGATGGACCAGTCGATATCGCCGTTGAGGTTGATGAGCTGTTGTGGCGTGCCGAGGTGGTTGCAGTCGTACAGCTGCGCGGCGTAGGGCGTATCCGGCAGTGGGTCGAGCAGGGTGGCCAGATATTCCGGGCTGAGCTGTACCTGATTGAGCCACGCGTGTTGTTCCTCGCTGAGGCGGTTGTCGCGTAGCGCCTGCTCGATGTGGTGCAGGGTTTGCTTGAAATCGGGCGGCAGGGTGATACCCACTTCCAGCTCAAGTTTGTCGCCCAGCGGAGTGACTGTTGGCGGCTTATCGCCTTCAAAACGCAGTAGGGGCACAAAGCTGTGGGGCAAATAGACCGTGTGAATGCGGGTGCCATCGCGCTCGGTGAGCACCAGTTTGTCGCCGTCCCAGCCAAACCAGCTGATGTGCTTGGGCTGGTTGCGCTGCATGACCTGTTTACCGATGCGCCGCCCTAATGGGTCGTAGCAGTAGCGGCCGCCGCGCAGGGCTTCGCCGTCTTGCGCGCAGAGGTAGCTGACGAGGCGATGGCTGCGGTCGTAGCGGTAGTGATGCACTTCGCCCGCGTCGCGTTTGCGGGTTTTTTGAGTAAGATTGCCGTGGGCATCGTACTGATAATAAAAGTGCGCATCTTCGCTCAGGCGATTACCCGGATGGCGCATGTCGGCCATAAAGGCCTCGGGCATGTAGCGGTTGATGAGCCGGTTGCCCGCGAGGTCAAGGTGGTAGTCGGTGTGGCGGTGGGCGCTGCGCTCGTGGATGAGGCGGCCGGCGGCGTCATACCCATAGTGCTGCGATGAAAATGGGCTGACAATATCGCTCAGCTGGCCACGCGACGTATAGCGGTATTCCTGTGCGCGCGGGTCGGCGTTGGGGGTACTGAGCGTGAGGCTGTGCAGCCGTCCGACCTCGGTATAGCTTGTCTCTAAGATACTTTCGCCAAAGCGGCGCTGCGTTTCTCGGTGTAAGGTATCGCGGTCAAATTCCAACAGACTTTGCTCGCCGAGCGCTACGCCGAGCAGGTGGCCGGGGCCGTAGGTGTGCCAGTGCAGGGTGGGTAGGCCGTCGGGCGTGGTGAACAGCAGGGCGCTGTTGGCATCATAACGATGCTGGATGCGGTGCTGCCACAAAATACTGCCGTCAGGGGCGCTGACAATCTGCTGCTCTTGGTTAATTTGCCCGGACAGGTTGCGTTCAAACAACACGCTGACGGGGTAGCCTTCGCTGACGTGATGCGCGGCTATTAGCTGGCCGTCGAGGTTATATTCCCAGCGCGCTATGTCACTTTCGGCATCTTCGGTATTGTGGGTGCGGCTGACTAATCGCCCCAAAATATCATGCTGCCACTGGGTTATCAGGCCGGCATCGTCGCTTTCTATTAATTCCCCAGCCGCGTTGTAGCGATAGCGCTGAACCCGTCCGTCAAAGCCCACTTCTTCCACCAATCTGTCCATCGCGTCATAGGTAAAACGCATCTGGGCATCATTTTCATTAGTGAGCGCAATCAGTCGGTCGGCGGCGTCATAGGTAAACTGCTGGGTGGCACCGCCGTGGGTGCGCGTGAGCAAACGGCCGTTGTCATCGTAGGTCATCACGGTTTGGCTGCCGTCGGGCTCGGTCAGCGTGATTAAATCACCCGCGGGATTGTAGTGATACTGGGTGCGTTCACCGGTGCTATTTTCCGTGCTTATCAGGCGGCCACGAGCGTCGTATGCATAACGTAAGGTGAGGGCTGCGGGGCGGCAAATCTCACGGCGCTGCCCCCAGCGGTCATAGCGGTATTCGGTGGTGTTGCCCGAGCAGTCGGTGTAGCGGGCCAGCTGGCCGCTGCGCGTCCACGTCAGGCGTTTCTCTCCGCCGCCCGCATCGGTGATGGCACAGGGCTGTGAGCTGCTGTCATCGGCATAGGCATAGCGCACGGTGCGGTTAAGGGCATCACTTTCTGCGGTCAGGCGGCCAAGCGCGTCATAGCTGCGCGTGAGGCGACGGTCATCGGGCAGTATCGTTTGAGTCAGTAAACCGTGGAGATTATAGCCAAAGCGGGTGCGGTCGGGGGCGACGATGCTGGTGAGCTGACTGGTGGTAATATCGTGGGTGAACGCCGTTTTTCGCCCCAGCGCATCGGTTTGCGCCATCAACAGATAACCCGCCACCTCGTTGTGGCTTTCGCTGCCGTCGGCGTAGGTGCGCTTCACCACCCGTTTAAGGCCTTTTTCACCGGTGTAATAGTAGGTTTCACGACGACCTAGGCTGTCGGTCACCGTGGTGCTATCTGCCGCGTAATCGAACTGATAATCCAGCCCGTTGGGGTTGCTTTGGGTCACGGCGCGGCCCTGTGCATCGTAGGTATAGCGGCTGACGGGGCGACCCAGATAGCGATGGGCGGTCATGCGTCCGAGTAAATCGGGATGATAGGCGAACTGGCGAATGGCCTGCCCGCTGCGGTCATACACGGTTTGTAGTTCACCGCGCGGGGTGTATTCATAACGCACCAGCGGCTCAGCGGGCACATCGGGAAAGTCAGGGTCATGCACCAAATACACCGCCGACAGGCGAACGCCGTTGTCACGTCCCCAGCCGCCGCGCTGCGTACAGACCGCCTCGGCGATATGCTGGTGCTCAAGCCGATAACGCCGCCCCACGCTGTCCTCAACCTCGGTGATGACGCCGGTGCCATCATAAAAGTACTGTAATTCCTGCCCAAAACGGTCACGCATGCCGCGCAAAAAACGCCGCGCGGATAAGGGGGCAGGGAGTGTGGTGTGGCCTTCGTCTTCCGAAATACCGAGCACCCACCACGGGCCGAGAGCATCGGCGGTACTCAAGTACAGGTGTGAATTTAACCGCCACGATTCGGGTAGGGTGTGCCAAAGCATCGCCAGCGGGTGGTTTTTGTCGCGTTCCAGCAGGCCGCCGCGCACCAGCCACAGGGATTCGCTGCGGCTGAAATGCGCCTCACCAACGGCGAGCGTGTTGAAATGCAGGCTGCGCCCGCCGTTGTCGTTGAGGATAAGGCCGGCTTTGGTCACCAGCAGGCTGACGCCGCTGGGCAATTGCCAGCCGGGGCCGAGCAGTCCGACAGGCGCAGGGGTATCGGTTTGGTAGCTGCTGTAGCTGCGAGACAGAATGAAGGGCACGGCGGCCGGTAAGGCAACGTCGGTTTCGGCGGAGAGGACTTTGGCGCCCAATAACGGGTTGACGGGCTTACCGACTTTTTGTCCATTGGGACAGGTCGAACAGGCCACGCCGCTAGGGGCGCCAATCAGCACGCCTAACGAGCCTTGCGTGATAGGGCCGCCGATTGTAGTTTCGTCTGTTTGACGCGCTGCGGGTAATCCTGCCATCGCACTTATCCCTGTACGTAATATGCACACCGAGTGTGCTTATCTATGCCACGGGCTGTGGGATTGTTAAATGGCGTTTGATTTATGAATTAATTAAGGGAAATTTAAGTGTTTGCAGAAAATCGCCCTATGAATAGGGCGATATTGAGGTTGTTGGCCTAATAAACATCAATACAGTGAAACTCGCTCCATCAAAAGTTTCACAAACCCTTCTCGATCGACGTTGAGCAATACTTCGGTATTGGGCGTATTCCCCGTTAGGTTGTAGACGTCTGCCACGGTCATGCCCGTGGTGTATTTCCCCTGTGTTTCTACCCCAACCCAGTAGTGTGCCGAGGTAAATAAGTCAGGTTTAAGCAACCATGCCACGACGCAAGGATCGTGCATCGCTGCGCCCGGCAGTTTACGGGGCCCGCTAAGATAGAGCGGTAGATAGAAATCAAGCATCTCGGCCACGGCCTTCGCCACCGGATTATTTATAGCGCGAATTTGTTCGACTTCATCCGCCATCACTAACGCCTGATGGGTCATATTTAGCCCAGCCATCACTAGCGGCACGCCTGATTGCAACACAATTTCAGCGGCTTCGGGGTCAACGATGATATTGAATTCTGCCGCTGGAGTGGCGTTACCGCCGTCGATGCCGCCACCCATAAAGACGATGCGTGAAATCTTGGACTTCAGCTCCGAGTATTGTGATAGCAATAGCGCGGCGTTGGTCATTGGTCCTGTGACTACCAGCGTTATCGGCGTATCTGATTCGCGGAGGATTTTTGCCATCAGCTCAACGGCATTAAGTGGGTGAGGCTGAATGGTGGCTGTTGGGAGCTTGGTGGTTCCCATTCCGGTTTCACCATGCACGTGGTCGGCAATCATTAATTTGCGCATAAGCGGCTGGTGCGCGCCGCCTGCTACAGGAATATCGGTACGCTGCATGAGCGTGAGCAAACCTAGCGCGTTATGCAGCGTTTTCTCAGGCGTTTGATTACCCGCTGAGGTGGTGACGGCTTTGATATCCAGCTCTGGCGAATGTAAAGCCATCGCCAGTGCGATTGCATCGTCAAGTCCTGGATCGCAGTCAAAAATAATAGGGGTTGGCATCGTTTTTTCCTCCGTTAGCGCAGATTGGCGTAGGCGGTGCCGACGCGTTCAACCAGTAAATCGACGAATGCCTGACGATCAATATCCATCATTACGGTGGTACTCGGGGCGTTGTTGGTCAGATTGTAGTAATCCACCACGGTCATCCCTTGTGTGTATTTTCCTTGCGTTTCAACGCCGACCCAGCGTTCAACACAGGTAAACATCGATGGCTTAATCAACCATGCGATGGTGCAAGGATCGTGTAGCGGAGCACCTTGGAATCCCCATTTTTCCTGTTTGTGATATTCCATGAAGAAATCTAGCAGGTCAGCGACCACGGCGGCGACGGGATTACCCAACTGACGGAAGCG
This is a stretch of genomic DNA from Hafnia alvei. It encodes these proteins:
- a CDS encoding RHS repeat-associated core domain-containing protein, with translation MAGLPAARQTDETTIGGPITQGSLGVLIGAPSGVACSTCPNGQKVGKPVNPLLGAKVLSAETDVALPAAVPFILSRSYSSYQTDTPAPVGLLGPGWQLPSGVSLLVTKAGLILNDNGGRSLHFNTLAVGEAHFSRSESLWLVRGGLLERDKNHPLAMLWHTLPESWRLNSHLYLSTADALGPWWVLGISEDEGHTTLPAPLSARRFLRGMRDRFGQELQYFYDGTGVITEVEDSVGRRYRLEHQHIAEAVCTQRGGWGRDNGVRLSAVYLVHDPDFPDVPAEPLVRYEYTPRGELQTVYDRSGQAIRQFAYHPDLLGRMTAHRYLGRPVSRYTYDAQGRAVTQSNPNGLDYQFDYAADSTTVTDSLGRRETYYYTGEKGLKRVVKRTYADGSESHNEVAGYLLMAQTDALGRKTAFTHDITTSQLTSIVAPDRTRFGYNLHGLLTQTILPDDRRLTRSYDALGRLTAESDALNRTVRYAYADDSSSQPCAITDAGGGEKRLTWTRSGQLARYTDCSGNTTEYRYDRWGQRREICRPAALTLRYAYDARGRLISTENSTGERTQYHYNPAGDLITLTEPDGSQTVMTYDDNGRLLTRTHGGATQQFTYDAADRLIALTNENDAQMRFTYDAMDRLVEEVGFDGRVQRYRYNAAGELIESDDAGLITQWQHDILGRLVSRTHNTEDAESDIARWEYNLDGQLIAAHHVSEGYPVSVLFERNLSGQINQEQQIVSAPDGSILWQHRIQHRYDANSALLFTTPDGLPTLHWHTYGPGHLLGVALGEQSLLEFDRDTLHRETQRRFGESILETSYTEVGRLHSLTLSTPNADPRAQEYRYTSRGQLSDIVSPFSSQHYGYDAAGRLIHERSAHRHTDYHLDLAGNRLINRYMPEAFMADMRHPGNRLSEDAHFYYQYDAHGNLTQKTRKRDAGEVHHYRYDRSHRLVSYLCAQDGEALRGGRYCYDPLGRRIGKQVMQRNQPKHISWFGWDGDKLVLTERDGTRIHTVYLPHSFVPLLRFEGDKPPTVTPLGDKLELEVGITLPPDFKQTLHHIEQALRDNRLSEEQHAWLNQVQLSPEYLATLLDPLPDTPYAAQLYDCNHLGTPQQLINLNGDIDWSITLDAWGNALSEENPHQLHQPIRMQGQQYDEESGLHYNRHRYYDPTIGRYITQDPIGLRGGWNFYDYTSDPIQQSDPLGLSDNWDALSSMGTIGGIDYGEAAQSAGSILPSGESTTALNNMASTKGAWNPEADYTKSWAIDTPNIVLTAIFGPAASIPNVLKSGTIFCASNMTYQWVEHGEVKTSDATAAALTGVLYPGRSLMANTLIASGIAYLNSSSNSGAAGAGVGTIVSGILGKIPLLSNIVGDYATGLTSEGVSDNIGTYINKDDNNE
- the rihA gene encoding pyrimidine-specific ribonucleoside hydrolase RihA gives rise to the protein MPTPIIFDCDPGLDDAIALAMALHSPELDIKAVTTSAGNQTPEKTLHNALGLLTLMQRTDIPVAGGAHQPLMRKLMIADHVHGETGMGTTKLPTATIQPHPLNAVELMAKILRESDTPITLVVTGPMTNAALLLSQYSELKSKISRIVFMGGGIDGGNATPAAEFNIIVDPEAAEIVLQSGVPLVMAGLNMTHQALVMADEVEQIRAINNPVAKAVAEMLDFYLPLYLSGPRKLPGAAMHDPCVVAWLLKPDLFTSAHYWVGVETQGKYTTGMTVADVYNLTGNTPNTEVLLNVDREGFVKLLMERVSLY